The region ATTGCATCGGATCACACTGCTTACCCCTCTAAGGTATAAATTTGCAAAATCTGTGTGCTTGCTCGAGGATTTGCTCAACTGCTCCAGATCTGCCAGTGCAATTCACCATGAGTGTTTTTTGGTCTTGAGTTACCTAAAGCCATTTCTTTTTATAATTATTCGTATTGCATGCTTGTTGTTTAAATTTGTTGCACTCTGCTGTGCTGATTGTATGTGGCTCGCTTCCTTCGACAGCCACCCGGGCTACTTTGGCAAGGTGGGTATGCGCAACTACCACTTGCGCAAGAACCACTACTGGAAGCCGTGCCTGAACGTGGACAAGCTGTGGTCCCTGGTCTCGGAGCAGACGCGCCAGAAGCTCAAGAGCGACGGAAACGGCAAGGCGCCAGTCATCGACATTGTCAAGCACGTGAGTGGCCCGTCTTGTGACAATGCGTGCCTGTTGCGAGGTTAGCGGTATAGAAGTgttttaaaaggacactaaataaATAATTTGCATTTATTAGTAAATTCCTTCTGCAATGCCAAAAGGCCGCTATTTACTGTGATAGGaaacataccgtatttacacgattgtaagtcgactcgaatgtaggtcgaccccctcaaaattgcatgtctcaaaaaaaagattgggggggggggagagaaaccacgcgagtgcatttcacaaaagggaaatttattgatggggttgctaaaactactcatcgtcactagagttgacctcttTGGTACTGCTGCCGttatagctgctgcggtcccacagctcgtcgtcatcaaaagtgagtccacacttcgcgaatgaccgcaccacgacatcgcgcggtacagccccccacgcagagaggacccacccgcacacagtagccagagaggccaaattttctcacgctgaagccaccactgccgcaccacacgttcactgactccagacttgcgtcccgctgtgcagttgttagtttcctcaacatggaggatagcagcctgtttgaacgctgctgagaacgagcgccaaaagttcttggcactcatgacacgcacgacgattcagcacaacagcataagtgacagatgcgcgcggccgtcgaaaacaatcgtatctcaaagaaaaggtCTTCCGCCAACTGCTAATACCCCCCAAACagcggctcttccgccatctaccaataccccctaaacggtggctcttccatgatcgatgctcccacaagagccgtgcgctcgtggtgcgcgcaatcaaaatgtattcaatacagtaaattattacgctacgcttctaccgtaaccataaaaacgtaggtgcaaagttgtaaccacgccgtagcgcccctgatttctcatATCTCTTGTCGTTagtagcggtacacggttcggtttcgattctaagtcgaccccacaacattggattgccaaatttgaaaaaatgggttgacctacaatcgtgtaaacaCGGTAAGCCTGAAAAGGCCTACTAAATACAGGTGGCGTCGTTGCCTTGCAAGTTTCCGGACCAGGTCGTTGTCATCCTGGATTTTGATGGCGTCTGCTTGAGCCTAGTTAAACCTTTATCTGTAAAGGGTCCGCATTGTATCCTGAAGGAGTCAAAGGCTGAACTTTGCAATTTTCATAAATTTCCAGTGAGCCACGTCGGCTCAAGTACCTGAAGTACTGTGAAATCTGTGACCAGTGCTGGGTCATGCTGATGTACCAGCACCGAGGTCTCGGtgtgaaatgtaaaaaaaaaggaacttcgAATTTTCTCTTCGATTATATGTTAAAAATAAATACAGAAAAAGGGAAAATTAATGAGAATAGTTCTGAAGTATTCCTTTAGCAGTCTAAATCGATTTAGCGTTTCTTTAGTGTCCTTTGAAGGAGAAAAAATTCTGTTCCAGCAGTAAAAGTCACGTCCACTGTACTTGTGGCAAGATAATGAAACCATACCTAGTATTCTGCCTTCATGTTCCAAGTGAAATTAATAACAATATTGGTGTCCCGTTTTGAAGGTAAGAGAAATTGTTAAAAGCCATACATAGATATTGTAAAGTAggatattgattttttttttttcattaatccTCAAGAATTGGTGTTTTGCAAGGGCAGACTACGGAAACTATTGTACTACTTCAGACAATTCCTTGCCTGCTTTTCTGTTGTGGCAGATAAAAATGGCACCAATTTATGATAGTTTTGTTGAAGCGTTTGCCTGAATATATTAATAggcacaattattttttttttttaattttctgggGGTTGGTTGATGATTTCATCTTAAAATGCCAGATTTTTATAGCTTTAGTGTTAAATTACACCaataattttattatttttaatttggGTCCAGTTTAGGGAGGATGAATGTCAAAGGGTACAACATAATCGGTGATGTTTTTTGATCCACTCGATTATGTTGAGCCACCCCGCTGTGTGTCACCCACATGTAACATCAACTTCAGCTGCTGTTGCAAAAATAATTCATGCATAACGTTCAGCATCATTTCTGTTCATGGTGCAGATAATTCTTTCTGCAGCTATGGAATAATTCTAATTGGCTCTAATTAGCTATAATGCACCTTCAGATGCCTTGTTGGGGTGTTCAAGAACCCCCACCACTGTTAAGCCGGCCGTGTCTGCAGCAATCCATTGCGACTGCGGTGGCAGTTGGTGGGGACATTAAGACACAGCAGCTGTCTTCAGGTGTTGGCCGACCTTATTCTGTTGGTCGACATTTTTCAGCAGCTACATTCGAGATAATTGCGTTTTGTGTACTCTGCTGGCATCTCGAGAACAAGTCCCAGTTGCCTTGTAGGGATGGCATGAACACTTCAAGGTGACTCAATATGATTTATGAAAGCAGCATGGTTCGAGACCTGTTTACAATAGCATGTTCTAactttaaaggggttgagacaccataTTTTCCTCTGAGTGTCGTttgtatgcaaggacactcaagATGAAGTGTTGATTATAGAAAAGTTTAAAATATATATtgattcgcttccaaagagtgcctacaTAATCGGTGATGTTTTTTGATGCACTCGATTATGTTGAGCCACCCACACGTGAAATTGACTTCAGCTGCTGTTACAAGAATATTTCATGCGTAACGTGGTGCAGATAATGCTTTCTGCAAATATGGAACATGTGTCTTGACATCGTATCTACAAAACAGTCAGAATTTTTCTATGAAGACTCTACATATGTGAAATTTAAGGTTGGCAGATGTAATTTTATACTTGGTGCATGGGTGCTTTccaactgctttttttttattattattattgcgagtCATTTTCAAGACATGACATGTCAGCAACTGTTTCCTGCAGGGCTACTACAAGCTTCTGGGCAAGGGCGTTCTCCCCAAGCAGCCGGTCATTGTCAAGGCCAAGTGGTTCAGCCGGCAAGCCGAGGAGAAAGTGAAGAGTGTCGGTGGCGCCTGCATCCTCACCGCATAAGTTGCTCGCCAATAAAATGTACATTGCCACACTACTGAGCCTCGTTCTGGTGGGTTTGTTAACGTGTTAATACTGCAGTATGTACAATGTCTTCCATGCATCAGAATACATCGCATAGCATTCTGGTCATCGCTGCAATGTGACATAAAGGATACTTATCAATGTATCCAGTGGCGGAACATTTCAGCCACTTTCCAGTAAGTGAAAGTTCCAGTTACATTGAGTTAATTACTGGTTTGGTGTTACCTTTAACCTTTTGTGGTCTGTTGTCAGGCGGGGC is a window of Dermacentor silvarum isolate Dsil-2018 chromosome 4, BIME_Dsil_1.4, whole genome shotgun sequence DNA encoding:
- the LOC119450896 gene encoding 60S ribosomal protein L27a; translation: MSTNKKKTRKLRGHVSHGHGRVGKHRKHPGGRGNAGGQHHHRINFDKYHPGYFGKVGMRNYHLRKNHYWKPCLNVDKLWSLVSEQTRQKLKSDGNGKAPVIDIVKHGYYKLLGKGVLPKQPVIVKAKWFSRQAEEKVKSVGGACILTA